TGCACGTAACCGCCGTTCACCACGAAGTTCGGATACACGCTGTAATTGCCCGTCCAGTTGAACACGGCGGCACCACCCGTCGCATGGGCGAAGGTCTTGGGTGATGGAGAATATCTGAGCAGATGCCAGTTGCCCGATGCGTTACCCGTATGATTGCGATAGGAGAAGATGAACTCTTCTTTCGGTCCGAGGAAGAACCCGGGATACGTGGTGTCATTCTCCGTGGACGTGTTCACGAGCGTGGTGAGCTTGGTCATGAAGCCGTTGGTGAATTGCGAGGCTGATGTGACCGGCGAACTGGAGCGCCAGTAATTCATCGGGTTACGATGAAGGTTGCCGGAGAGGTGCAGGTAGCCGAGCGAATCCGTGGTGAGCGTGAGGTAATTGTGACTGTCCCAGCCCACGGTGGAGTTCAGCGCCACCTTGTACCATTGCAGGGAATTCATGTTCCGCGCGGCGAGCGTCACCTGTCGATACTGGTTGTAGTAAGCGGCGATCTGCACATCCTTCAAGGTGAGGAAGGAAAACCCGACAGAATGCCCCGACCACGCGGGATCGATATCCAACGCCGCACCTTTCGCCAAGGGATCGTTAGGGAAATCGTCATTAGCGGCACCGTGGGTGATGCGCGGGATGACGAGAGCAAAAAGCAATGATGCGAGGCCAAAGTAGCGGGAAACACAAGGAATCGTCATAATCAGCAGTTAGGTTTACTGTGGTTAACGCCCCATCATTTCAAATGATGCGACGGCACGACGTCGGCTGGCCAAGATTCGAAGAGATAAACGACGATCTTCCGAGCCAGGATAGCCGATAGATAAACTACAAGTGGTTACGGCAGGAAGGTAGCAGAGGTTCGAGAAAAAGCCAGACCGACACCCAACTTGGGAGCATCAACATGCGCCCTCACCAAAAGGGCCCGCGTTTCCCTTCTTGCGTCGGTTTTGAGACGTTGCTATCCATCGTCTCTTAATTGAGACGGTTGCAACCCCGTCCAGACTTTTACGTAAGATGAACGACATCGGTTCCTTGATCGATCAGGCCTGCGCGAAGCAGGACATGAACAAGCTGCGTCAGGCCTATCTGGCCCAGGACGAATTCGTGGTGGTGGAAAACTTCCTGCCGCCCGAGGCGATGCAGCTTTGGGATGCGCAGCTCGATCCGCTGAAACCGCTGATCCATCGTAACTACATCCCGAAGCACAAAAAAGGTGGCAGCGTCTCCTACGGTCAGGTGGCGGAGAAGGCTCCGGCGATGACCGCGATCTATCATCAGCCGAAGTTCATCGAGTTCCTGCAAAAGCTCGTCAACGAGAAGATCAAGGAATGTCCTGAATCTGACCCGCATCGTTGCGCGCTCTACTCTTACACGGAGGAAGGCGATCACATCGGCTGGCATTACGACACGTCGTATTACAAGGACCGTCGCTGGACGATTCTCGTAGGTTTCCAAGACACGTCCACTTCCCGCCTGCTCTGCCACTTGCACACGCGGAACAAGGGTCATGAAGTCGAGAAGCTGGAGTTGCAGGTGAAGCCCGGCACCCTCGTAGTCTTCAACGGTGACAAAGTCTGGCACTCGGTGACGCCGATCAAGGCGAACGAGCATCGCTACATCATCTCCATGCAATACGTGACGAATGGCGACATG
This genomic stretch from Verrucomicrobiia bacterium harbors:
- a CDS encoding 2OG-Fe(II) oxygenase, with protein sequence MNDIGSLIDQACAKQDMNKLRQAYLAQDEFVVVENFLPPEAMQLWDAQLDPLKPLIHRNYIPKHKKGGSVSYGQVAEKAPAMTAIYHQPKFIEFLQKLVNEKIKECPESDPHRCALYSYTEEGDHIGWHYDTSYYKDRRWTILVGFQDTSTSRLLCHLHTRNKGHEVEKLELQVKPGTLVVFNGDKVWHSVTPIKANEHRYIISMQYVTNGDMNPFMRFVSNMKDAIAYFGFKGVFAGKSAGNTARN